From the genome of Pseudomonas sp. AB6, one region includes:
- the pyrF gene encoding orotidine-5'-phosphate decarboxylase, with translation MSACQTPIIVALDFPTRDAALRLADQLDPKLCRVKVGKELFTSCASDIVETLRNKGFEVFLDLKFHDIPNTTAMAVKAAAEMGVWMVNVHCSGGLRMMEACREVLDQRSGPKPLLIGVTVLTSMTRADLADIGLDVEPQVQVLRLAALAQKAGLDGLVCSALEAQALKAAYPSLQLVTPGIRPAGSALDDQRRILTPRQALDAGSDYLVIGRPISLAADPAKTLAEIVVSLV, from the coding sequence ATGTCCGCCTGCCAGACTCCTATCATTGTCGCCCTGGATTTTCCAACCCGCGACGCCGCGTTGAGACTGGCGGACCAACTGGACCCAAAGCTCTGCCGAGTCAAAGTGGGTAAAGAGCTGTTCACCAGCTGCGCGTCAGACATAGTAGAGACCTTGCGCAACAAGGGGTTTGAGGTGTTTTTGGACTTGAAATTCCACGACATTCCTAACACCACGGCCATGGCGGTCAAGGCCGCTGCGGAGATGGGAGTGTGGATGGTCAATGTTCATTGTTCAGGCGGTTTACGCATGATGGAGGCGTGCCGTGAAGTGTTGGATCAGCGTAGCGGTCCGAAACCTTTACTGATTGGCGTTACCGTTCTGACCAGCATGACCCGTGCCGATTTGGCTGATATCGGCTTGGACGTTGAGCCGCAGGTTCAAGTGTTGCGTCTGGCCGCCCTGGCGCAAAAGGCCGGGCTGGATGGTCTAGTGTGTTCCGCATTGGAAGCCCAGGCATTGAAGGCCGCCTACCCGTCGCTGCAACTGGTGACCCCTGGTATTCGTCCGGCGGGCAGCGCGTTGGATGATCAACGCCGAATACTCACACCGCGCCAGGCACTCGACGCGGGCTCGGACTACCTCGTCATCGGTCGCCCGATCAGCTTGGCTGCCGATCCGGCCAAAACGCTGGCTGAAATAGTCGTGAGTTTGGTGTGA
- a CDS encoding NADP-dependent oxidoreductase: MTDQINRQFLLAKRPSGAVTREDFIYQQVPVGDIAAGQVLVKNEYLSLDPAMRGWMNEGKSYIAPVNLGDVMRALGVGKVLASQNPGFAVGDYVQGALGVQDYFLGEPKGFYKIDPKLAPLPRYLSALGMTGMTAYFALLDVGAPKSGETVVISGAAGAVGSVAGQIAKIKGCRVIGIAGGKEKCQSLIDELGFDGVIDYKSEDVIAGLKRECPKGVDVYFDNVGGDILDDVLSRLAPKARVIICGAISQYNNKEAIKGPTNYLSLLVNRARMEGFVVMDYATQFAAAGQEMAGWLASGQLKSKEHIVEGLETFPETLLKLFNGENFGKLVLKV, translated from the coding sequence AGCTAAACGCCCAAGCGGTGCTGTAACGCGGGAGGATTTCATTTATCAACAAGTGCCTGTGGGCGACATCGCTGCCGGTCAAGTTTTGGTAAAAAATGAATATTTGTCGTTGGACCCCGCTATGCGTGGCTGGATGAACGAAGGTAAGTCCTACATCGCACCGGTCAACCTGGGCGACGTGATGCGCGCGCTGGGAGTGGGTAAAGTTCTCGCCTCGCAGAACCCGGGATTTGCCGTCGGTGATTACGTCCAAGGCGCGTTGGGTGTGCAGGATTACTTTCTTGGAGAGCCTAAAGGTTTCTACAAGATCGACCCAAAACTAGCGCCGCTGCCACGCTATCTATCAGCACTGGGCATGACCGGCATGACTGCTTACTTTGCCCTGCTCGACGTCGGCGCGCCTAAAAGCGGCGAAACCGTGGTGATCTCCGGCGCCGCAGGAGCGGTAGGGAGCGTTGCTGGACAAATCGCCAAAATCAAGGGGTGCAGGGTAATCGGCATCGCGGGCGGCAAAGAAAAATGTCAGTCCTTGATTGATGAATTAGGATTCGACGGAGTTATCGACTACAAAAGTGAAGACGTTATCGCGGGCTTGAAACGCGAGTGCCCTAAAGGCGTTGACGTCTATTTCGATAATGTTGGCGGTGACATCCTTGATGACGTGCTATCCCGTCTGGCGCCCAAGGCCCGCGTGATTATTTGCGGCGCTATCAGCCAGTACAACAACAAGGAAGCGATCAAAGGCCCGACGAACTATCTGTCGTTGTTGGTCAACCGAGCGCGCATGGAAGGTTTTGTAGTCATGGATTACGCGACCCAATTTGCCGCTGCCGGACAAGAGATGGCGGGTTGGTTGGCATCGGGCCAATTGAAAAGCAAAGAACACATTGTTGAGGGCCTGGAAACCTTTCCCGAAACCTTACTGAAGCTTTTCAATGGGGAAAATTTCGGCAAATTAGTGTTAAAGGTTTGA